From Streptomyces sp. NBC_01460, a single genomic window includes:
- a CDS encoding type II toxin-antitoxin system PemK/MazF family toxin, which produces MTFQHMNHSSDSTTDFPGRSGPAATAEADPRDVGPVRTSYAPDRDGDPDPGEIVWTWVPFEENDGRGKDRPVLVVAREERGTLLAVQLSSKQHYGDHEWVALGAGPWDSSGRPSWVDLDRVLRVHEDGMRREACALDRDRYDLVVGRLRERYGWS; this is translated from the coding sequence ATGACGTTCCAGCACATGAACCACAGCAGTGACAGCACGACCGACTTCCCGGGCCGCAGCGGCCCGGCGGCGACCGCGGAGGCCGACCCCCGCGACGTGGGGCCCGTCCGCACCTCGTACGCCCCCGACCGCGACGGCGATCCCGATCCCGGTGAGATCGTCTGGACCTGGGTGCCGTTCGAGGAGAACGACGGACGCGGCAAGGACCGGCCGGTTCTCGTCGTCGCCCGGGAGGAGAGGGGCACGCTCCTCGCCGTGCAGTTGTCCAGCAAGCAGCATTACGGGGACCACGAGTGGGTCGCCCTGGGTGCGGGGCCGTGGGACAGCTCGGGGCGGCCGTCCTGGGTGGATCTGGACCGGGTCCTGCGGGTGCACGAGGACGGGATGCGGCGGGAGGCCTGTGCGCTGGACCGGGACAGGTACGACCTGGTCGTGGGGCGCCTGCGGGAGCGCTACGGCTGGAGCTGA
- a CDS encoding glycosyl hydrolase family 18 protein, which translates to MITDDVIARLARTLAVAGLLAATALATAYGAASAPPPQPVPASPAPSGPAAGPAAPAPRTVSAWLPYWDQEGAYQDALRHAGQLHTVSPFWYEAVSAGRIDAHPGAGERRIIDGLHRAGTKVVPTVMETMKSGVLAAILTSPARRAEHTDALMRTVATRDYDGLDLDYESIAATGDTTYAAVRDGFTALATDLCRRLHLLGKQCVVTVFPKTATTGRIWDYAALGRVADRVRIMGYNLHWQGGDPGPLADTRWYEDVLTRATALVPPAKLEMGLPAYGWNWPSDSTSTAATTHVTWKEAEALRAEQGAPYRFDEISGTPYFTYDDGTETREVWYQDARGIAAHLPVLRKHGVTNTALWALNFEDPKIWPVLAGG; encoded by the coding sequence ATGATCACCGACGACGTCATCGCCCGCCTCGCCCGTACCCTCGCGGTGGCCGGCCTCCTCGCAGCGACCGCGCTGGCCACGGCTTATGGTGCCGCGTCAGCCCCGCCGCCGCAGCCGGTCCCGGCATCGCCCGCCCCCTCGGGCCCGGCCGCCGGCCCTGCCGCACCGGCTCCGCGGACCGTCTCGGCCTGGCTGCCCTACTGGGACCAGGAGGGCGCCTACCAGGACGCGCTGCGCCACGCCGGGCAGCTGCACACCGTCAGCCCGTTCTGGTACGAGGCTGTGTCCGCCGGACGGATCGACGCGCACCCCGGCGCGGGGGAGCGGCGCATCATCGACGGACTCCACCGGGCCGGGACGAAGGTCGTCCCCACGGTCATGGAGACGATGAAGTCCGGTGTCCTGGCCGCGATCCTCACCAGCCCAGCCCGGCGCGCCGAGCACACCGACGCGCTGATGCGAACCGTCGCCACCCGCGACTACGACGGCCTCGACCTCGACTACGAATCCATCGCCGCCACCGGCGACACGACGTACGCCGCCGTGCGCGACGGCTTCACCGCCCTGGCGACCGACCTCTGCCGGCGTCTGCACCTCCTCGGCAAGCAGTGCGTGGTCACGGTCTTCCCGAAAACCGCCACGACCGGCCGCATCTGGGACTACGCGGCACTCGGGCGTGTCGCCGACCGCGTCCGGATCATGGGATACAACCTGCACTGGCAGGGCGGGGACCCCGGACCGCTGGCCGACACCCGCTGGTACGAGGACGTCCTGACCCGCGCCACCGCCCTCGTCCCGCCGGCCAAGCTGGAGATGGGCCTCCCCGCATACGGCTGGAACTGGCCGTCGGACAGCACCAGTACGGCCGCCACGACCCACGTCACCTGGAAGGAGGCCGAGGCGCTGCGTGCCGAACAGGGCGCCCCCTACCGCTTCGACGAGATCTCCGGCACGCCGTACTTCACCTACGACGACGGCACGGAGACCCGTGAGGTCTGGTACCAGGACGCACGCGGGATCGCCGCCCACCTGCCGGTGCTGCGCAAGCACGGCGTGACGAACACCGCGCTGTGGGCGCTCAACTTCGAGGACCCGAAGATCTGGCCGGTCCTCGCCGGCGGCTGA
- the egtA gene encoding ergothioneine biosynthesis glutamate--cysteine ligase EgtA, producing the protein MPPDTLGQHGPPVDATPLGEGEAEDLLRGICFKTGPPRTVGVELEWLIHDREQPEAAVSHDRLRAAADAVRATPLDAALTFEPGGQLELSSQPAGSLMACIDATASDLVSVRDTLGRAGLTLAGLGVDPWQPPRRLLQEPRYDAMEAALDRSGSAGRAMMCTSASVQVCLDAGEEEPGPLGYARRWQLGHLLGAVLVAAFANSPFREGRRTGWRSTRQALWADLDPDRSLAPRSRLAPRDAWASHVLATPVMCVRNGEGPWDIPQGLTFRDWIRGGGPRPPVRADLDYHITTLFPPVRPRGHLELRMIDAQSGTDGWLVPLAVTTALFDDPEAAETVYRTVKPLAETAGPPAAPRNALWTAAARDGLSDPELAAAAEVCFTIALEALPRMGASDHVLGTVAAFHDRYVARGRCPADDFPDLARPHGKGLVR; encoded by the coding sequence ATGCCCCCGGACACTCTCGGTCAGCACGGCCCGCCCGTCGACGCGACACCGCTCGGCGAGGGGGAGGCGGAGGATCTCCTCCGCGGCATATGTTTCAAGACGGGACCGCCCCGGACGGTCGGTGTGGAGTTGGAATGGCTCATTCACGACCGTGAACAACCCGAGGCCGCTGTCTCACACGACCGCCTCCGCGCCGCGGCCGACGCCGTGCGCGCGACCCCGCTGGACGCCGCTCTGACCTTCGAGCCGGGCGGCCAGCTGGAGCTCAGCTCCCAGCCCGCCGGGTCCCTGATGGCGTGCATCGACGCCACGGCCTCCGACCTGGTCTCCGTACGCGACACCCTCGGCCGGGCCGGGCTGACCCTGGCCGGCCTGGGGGTGGACCCGTGGCAGCCTCCGCGTCGGCTGCTCCAGGAGCCGCGCTACGACGCCATGGAGGCCGCGCTCGACCGCTCGGGGTCCGCGGGCCGCGCCATGATGTGCACCTCCGCCTCCGTGCAGGTCTGTCTGGACGCCGGGGAGGAGGAGCCGGGGCCGCTCGGTTACGCGCGGCGCTGGCAGCTGGGGCATCTGCTGGGCGCGGTCCTGGTGGCGGCGTTCGCCAATTCGCCGTTCCGCGAGGGACGGCGCACCGGTTGGCGGTCGACCCGGCAGGCGCTGTGGGCCGATCTCGATCCGGACAGGTCGCTGGCGCCCCGGAGCCGTCTGGCGCCCCGGGACGCCTGGGCCTCCCATGTGCTCGCTACGCCCGTGATGTGTGTGCGGAACGGCGAAGGACCGTGGGACATCCCCCAGGGGCTGACGTTCCGCGACTGGATCCGCGGGGGCGGGCCGAGGCCGCCGGTGCGGGCCGATCTCGACTACCACATCACCACGCTGTTCCCGCCGGTGCGCCCGCGCGGGCACCTGGAACTGCGCATGATCGACGCACAATCGGGCACCGACGGATGGCTGGTGCCGCTGGCCGTCACCACCGCTCTGTTCGACGACCCGGAGGCAGCAGAGACCGTGTACCGCACCGTGAAACCCCTGGCCGAGACCGCGGGCCCTCCGGCCGCGCCCCGCAACGCGCTCTGGACGGCCGCCGCCCGTGACGGGCTGAGCGATCCGGAGCTGGCCGCGGCCGCGGAGGTCTGTTTCACGATCGCGCTCGAGGCGCTGCCCAGGATGGGGGCGAGCGATCACGTCCTCGGCACGGTCGCCGCCTTCCACGACCGCTATGTCGCCAGGGGCCGATGTCCGGCCGACGATTTCCCCGACCTGGCACGACCGCACGGAAAGGGCCTGGTCCGATGA
- a CDS encoding LacI family DNA-binding transcriptional regulator: MSQLPEQPAGISVPTSADVARFAGVSRATVSYVLNNNTSGRISEPTRRLVRDAATQLGYVPHAAARSLRAGRSRTVLLPAAHAPAGPLYQRFFAGLESGLRRLDYTVVQFGGIGLDADEAARAWAELRPVAVVAPDGIPLTPYGTGVLTRAGARAVITLGPRPVDGAHALVVDEREVGGCAIRHLLARGRRRIGVVVPQDPGLTLLAGHRLAGATRAAEESETDARIQPLPLRYEEASAEGLAARWRTLGLDAVFAYDDTYAMLLLRALQDAGVDVPAETAVIGAGDLMLARLLRPRLSSVAMELASPEPPAELIDRLVRNPGGEPERHSLLRAAAVTRESS; the protein is encoded by the coding sequence ATGAGTCAGTTACCCGAGCAGCCCGCCGGGATCTCCGTACCGACCAGCGCCGATGTCGCGCGGTTCGCGGGAGTCTCCCGGGCCACCGTGTCCTACGTACTGAACAACAACACCTCCGGGCGGATCAGTGAACCGACCCGGCGGCTGGTCAGGGACGCCGCCACCCAGCTCGGCTACGTCCCGCACGCGGCGGCCCGGAGCCTGCGCGCCGGGCGGAGCAGGACGGTACTGCTGCCTGCCGCGCACGCCCCGGCGGGGCCGCTGTACCAGCGGTTCTTCGCCGGGCTCGAATCCGGCCTGCGGCGCCTCGACTACACGGTGGTGCAGTTCGGCGGCATCGGCCTCGACGCCGACGAGGCGGCGAGGGCCTGGGCCGAACTCCGCCCCGTCGCCGTCGTGGCACCCGACGGCATCCCCCTCACCCCGTACGGAACAGGCGTGCTCACCCGTGCCGGGGCCCGGGCCGTGATCACCCTGGGCCCGCGGCCGGTCGACGGCGCGCACGCCCTCGTCGTGGACGAGCGCGAGGTCGGCGGCTGCGCGATCCGGCACCTGCTCGCGCGCGGCCGTCGCAGGATCGGGGTGGTCGTGCCCCAGGACCCCGGCCTCACCCTGCTCGCCGGACACCGTCTGGCCGGTGCGACGCGCGCCGCGGAGGAGTCGGAGACGGACGCCCGCATCCAGCCACTGCCCCTGCGGTACGAGGAGGCCTCGGCCGAGGGCCTCGCCGCGCGCTGGAGGACGCTGGGCCTGGACGCCGTGTTCGCGTACGACGACACCTACGCCATGCTCCTGCTGAGAGCGCTCCAGGACGCGGGTGTGGACGTACCCGCCGAGACGGCCGTGATCGGTGCGGGCGACCTGATGCTCGCCAGGCTGCTGCGGCCCCGGCTCAGCAGCGTCGCCATGGAGCTGGCGTCCCCGGAGCCACCGGCCGAACTGATCGACCGGCTGGTGCGGAACCCCGGTGGCGAGCCGGAGCGCCACTCTCTCCTGCGGGCCGCTGCGGTGACCCGCGAGTCCAGCTGA
- a CDS encoding dihydrolipoyl dehydrogenase family protein, with product MNAVESARSSEYDVVVIGAGPVGENVADRARAAGLSTAVIESELIGGECSYWACMPSKALLRPVVARADARRVAGLSDAVQGPLDADAVLAHRDYETSHWKDDGQVGWLESIGADIYRGMGRLTGVRQVSVTAPDGSEQRLTARHAVAVCTGSRAVVPGLPGIADVRPWTSREATSAKEVPGRLVVVGGGVVGVEMATVWQGLGAQVTMLIRGKGLLPKMEPFAGELVAEALTEAGARILTGVSATAVRRAGHDGPVTVELDNGEQLETDEILFATGRAPRTDDLGLDTVGLEPGSWLSVDDSCLVEGSDWLYAVGDVNHRALLTHQGKYQARIAGAAIAARAQETPLLETDRWGAHAATADHAAVPQVVFTDPEAASVGLTLAEAEAAGHRVRAVDYDLASVAGSGLYAQGYKGRARMVVDLDREILRGVTFVGPGIGELLHSATVAVVGEVPIERLWHAVPAYPTISEVWLRLLETYRR from the coding sequence ATGAATGCTGTTGAGAGTGCGCGGAGCAGTGAGTACGACGTCGTGGTCATCGGGGCCGGCCCGGTGGGGGAGAACGTGGCGGACCGTGCCAGGGCCGCCGGGCTGAGCACCGCGGTGATCGAGTCGGAACTGATCGGCGGGGAGTGCTCGTACTGGGCGTGCATGCCCAGCAAGGCGCTGCTGCGCCCGGTCGTCGCGCGCGCCGACGCGCGCCGTGTCGCCGGGCTGAGCGACGCGGTGCAGGGGCCGCTGGACGCGGACGCCGTGCTCGCCCACCGCGACTACGAGACCTCCCACTGGAAGGACGACGGGCAGGTCGGCTGGCTGGAGAGCATCGGCGCGGACATCTACCGCGGTATGGGCCGCCTGACCGGGGTCCGGCAGGTCTCCGTCACGGCCCCCGACGGGTCGGAGCAGCGCCTCACCGCGCGGCACGCCGTCGCCGTCTGCACCGGGAGCCGGGCCGTGGTCCCCGGGCTTCCCGGCATCGCGGACGTCCGGCCGTGGACCAGCCGGGAGGCGACCAGCGCCAAGGAGGTCCCGGGGCGGCTCGTCGTCGTGGGCGGGGGCGTGGTCGGAGTGGAGATGGCCACGGTCTGGCAGGGGCTCGGCGCCCAGGTGACGATGCTGATCCGGGGCAAGGGCCTGCTGCCCAAGATGGAGCCCTTCGCGGGGGAGCTGGTCGCCGAGGCACTGACCGAGGCCGGCGCGCGGATCCTGACCGGGGTCTCGGCCACCGCTGTCCGCAGGGCGGGCCACGACGGCCCGGTCACCGTCGAACTGGACAACGGGGAACAGCTGGAGACCGACGAGATCCTCTTCGCCACCGGCCGCGCCCCGCGCACCGACGACCTCGGCCTCGACACGGTGGGGCTCGAGCCCGGATCCTGGCTCTCCGTCGACGACAGCTGTCTCGTCGAGGGCAGCGACTGGCTGTACGCGGTCGGCGACGTCAACCACCGCGCACTCCTGACCCACCAGGGCAAGTACCAGGCCCGCATCGCGGGAGCGGCGATCGCGGCGCGGGCCCAGGAGACGCCCCTGCTGGAGACGGACCGCTGGGGCGCGCACGCGGCCACCGCCGACCACGCCGCCGTCCCCCAGGTCGTGTTCACGGACCCGGAGGCCGCATCGGTCGGCCTCACGCTCGCCGAGGCGGAAGCGGCGGGCCACCGGGTCCGCGCCGTCGACTACGACCTCGCGTCGGTCGCCGGTTCCGGCCTGTACGCGCAGGGATACAAGGGCCGGGCCAGGATGGTCGTCGATCTGGACCGGGAGATCCTGCGCGGCGTCACCTTCGTCGGACCGGGCATCGGTGAACTGCTGCACTCGGCGACGGTCGCCGTCGTCGGCGAGGTACCGATCGAGCGTCTCTGGCACGCGGTCCCGGCGTATCCGACGATCAGCGAGGTGTGGCTGCGGCTGCTGGAGACCTACCGCCGTTAA
- the trxA gene encoding thioredoxin, protein MSTVELTKENFDQVVSDNEFLLIDFWASWCGPCRQFAPVYDSASERHPDLVFAKVDTEAQQELAAAFEIRSIPTLMIVRDNVAVFSQPGALPEAALEDVIGQARNLDMDEVRKSVEEQQAQQGQQAQQPQQEQQ, encoded by the coding sequence ATGAGCACCGTAGAGCTCACCAAGGAAAACTTCGATCAGGTCGTGAGCGACAACGAATTCCTGCTGATCGACTTCTGGGCTTCCTGGTGCGGTCCGTGCCGGCAGTTCGCCCCTGTCTACGACTCGGCCTCCGAGCGCCACCCCGACCTGGTCTTCGCCAAGGTCGACACGGAGGCGCAGCAGGAGCTGGCGGCCGCCTTCGAGATCCGGTCCATTCCCACGCTGATGATCGTCCGCGACAACGTGGCGGTCTTCTCCCAGCCCGGGGCGCTTCCCGAGGCGGCGCTGGAGGATGTCATCGGTCAGGCGCGCAACCTGGACATGGACGAGGTACGCAAGTCCGTCGAGGAGCAGCAGGCGCAGCAAGGTCAGCAGGCACAGCAGCCCCAGCAGGAGCAGCAGTAG
- a CDS encoding TIGR02452 family protein, with amino-acid sequence MSARLRGIARETEAIVLAGRYRTPEGREVTIERALATALPATRLYGPEPVPVAVPDTDRTPVVEVTDETSLQAARRMTGESAAEVAVLNYASARNPGGGYLNGAQAQEESLCRGSALHATLLRAPEFYAHHRAERSALYTDRVIHSPGVPVFRDDRGRLLDSPYTAGFLTSPAPNAGVIRRRDPDLVARIPAALASRAERVLEVAAVCGYRRLVLGAWGCGVFMNDPAEVAGAFRALLTGGGRFAGHFEQLVLGIPDRDPDSAVRAAFARAFAGQLQP; translated from the coding sequence ATGAGCGCGCGACTCCGCGGCATCGCGCGAGAGACCGAGGCGATCGTCCTGGCCGGGCGGTACCGCACGCCCGAGGGGCGCGAGGTGACCATCGAGCGCGCCCTGGCCACCGCGCTTCCCGCGACCCGGCTGTACGGCCCCGAGCCCGTCCCCGTGGCCGTACCGGACACCGACCGCACCCCGGTCGTCGAGGTGACGGACGAGACCAGCCTGCAGGCGGCGCGCCGGATGACGGGCGAGTCGGCGGCCGAGGTGGCCGTGCTGAACTACGCCTCCGCCCGCAACCCCGGCGGTGGCTACCTGAACGGCGCGCAGGCCCAGGAGGAATCCCTGTGCCGCGGCTCCGCGCTCCACGCCACGCTGCTGCGCGCCCCGGAGTTCTACGCGCACCACCGCGCCGAACGCAGCGCCCTCTACACCGACCGGGTCATCCACTCACCGGGCGTCCCGGTCTTCCGCGACGACCGGGGGAGACTGCTCGACTCCCCGTACACGGCCGGATTCCTCACCTCGCCCGCGCCGAACGCCGGAGTCATCCGCCGAAGGGACCCCGACCTCGTCGCCCGCATACCCGCCGCACTGGCGAGCCGGGCCGAACGCGTGCTCGAGGTCGCCGCCGTCTGCGGCTACCGGCGGCTGGTGCTGGGCGCGTGGGGCTGCGGAGTCTTCATGAACGACCCGGCCGAGGTCGCCGGAGCCTTCCGCGCCCTGCTGACCGGCGGCGGGCGGTTCGCCGGCCACTTCGAGCAGCTCGTCCTCGGGATTCCGGACCGCGACCCCGATTCCGCCGTCCGGGCGGCCTTCGCCCGCGCCTTCGCCGGTCAGCTCCAGCCGTAG